The proteins below come from a single Bacillus horti genomic window:
- a CDS encoding HD domain-containing protein: MSQDISNNEALSVKEDQTIDGLDKDSSFAHAKGVSGLEELLAYFSPALVARTKQSFAGQDPAHDWAHNVRVMLVAERIGQEEQADMKILRYAALLHDIGRAEERRTGECHAEISARWAAEWLESEPAFTQLDAKEEAEQIKAIQQAILTHRFRKNNPPTTLEERILFDSDKLDSIGAIGIGRAFAYSGLIKQSIQLLPGEEGHTPTGEFQVKLVKLKDRLYTHTAKRLAEERHQFMVDFYKRFELEILGLV; encoded by the coding sequence ATGAGTCAGGACATAAGCAATAATGAAGCCTTGAGTGTGAAGGAAGACCAGACTATTGACGGTTTGGATAAGGATAGTTCATTTGCCCATGCTAAAGGAGTATCTGGTCTTGAGGAACTGCTTGCCTATTTCTCTCCAGCCTTAGTCGCTAGAACAAAGCAAAGCTTTGCAGGGCAGGATCCCGCTCATGACTGGGCGCATAATGTAAGAGTTATGCTTGTAGCTGAACGGATTGGGCAGGAGGAGCAAGCAGATATGAAAATTCTGCGTTATGCCGCCTTACTCCACGATATTGGACGAGCTGAGGAGCGTCGGACAGGTGAATGTCACGCTGAAATTAGTGCTCGGTGGGCAGCTGAGTGGCTTGAGTCAGAGCCAGCCTTTACCCAGCTAGATGCTAAGGAGGAAGCTGAGCAGATTAAAGCGATTCAACAAGCTATTTTGACTCACCGCTTCCGCAAAAATAATCCTCCAACAACGCTGGAGGAGCGCATTTTATTTGATAGTGATAAGCTAGATTCAATTGGTGCGATTGGTATAGGCCGAGCCTTCGCATACTCTGGGCTCATTAAGCAGTCGATTCAGCTTTTACCAGGTGAGGAAGGACATACGCCAACGGGAGAATTTCAAGTAAAGCTAGTTAAGCTTAAGGATCGGCTGTATACACACACAGCGAAAAGGCTAGCCGAGGAGCGCCATCAATTTATGGTAGACTTCTATAAGCGCTTTGAATTAGAAATACTAGGTTTGGTTTAA